The Procambarus clarkii isolate CNS0578487 unplaced genomic scaffold, FALCON_Pclarkii_2.0 HiC_scaffold_446, whole genome shotgun sequence genome contains a region encoding:
- the LOC138361536 gene encoding uncharacterized protein translates to MSVCPLCLSPINNEIVHVCQTRCLTCLGEMSINALQECRLYCIGCNGPTPPGHFDVTCTSCGQLYCANLHGSTSCPYCRFSVNREPPTEARNVIEPPPKRRRIINNRVPIRDQENLILGGINIPAQSPPDSTQPSEWSTPVRSQPQLSQELEEDAPDGNQHASSDEEEEEDNQPPVHDISDEEVNAPDSPEVLNLDNIVPRVLEVINHFEGSFSRHSFSIPGHLDADPSLYINRYREFFIEYIDNQFRQIQEEFPPSFHIYPDVSLILQKLNHADDQYEILDEVFSIRGETQIVTQEEVEVLVNSWVDEMSAKIDECLKNVQSSSVGIHSMSGFAINFSYIRHPMRLGSYVPYPAKLRGKETVFNPESEGDECLLQCIAAYKKLSIGQDYA, encoded by the exons atgtcaGTGTGTCCTCTGTGCCTGTCTCCTATCAACAACGAAATCGTTCATGTGTGTCAAACACGATGTTTAACATGCCTCGGCGAAATGtccatcaacgctcttcaagaatgcagactatactgtataggatgcaatgggcctacaccgcctggacattttgacgtaacctgtaccagctgtgggcaactctattgtgcaaatc ttcatggttctacttcctgcccatactgtcgtttctccgttaaccgggaacctcccaccgaagccagaaacgtcattgaacctccacccaaacgccgtcgcatcataaataacc gagttcctattcgtgatcaagagaatctcatacttggtggaatcaacatcccagctc aatctCCCCCggattcaacccaaccctctgagtggagcacacctgtacgcagtcaaccccagctgtcccaggagctagaagaagatgcaccagacggcaaccagcatgcatcctcagatgaagaagaagaagaagacaatcaaccccctgttcacgacatatcagatgaagaagtcaacgctccagattccccagaggtacttaacttagataacattgttccgcgagtgttagaagtcattaaccatttcgaaggttcattctcgagacattcgttctccattcccggacatttagacgctgaccccagcttatatataaataggtatagagaattttttatagaatatatagacaatcagttcagacaaatacaggaagaattccctccctcatttcacatttaccctgatgtaagcctaattttgcaaaaacttaatcatgccgacgatcaatatgaaatattagatgaagtattttcaattagaggAGAAACTCAGATtgttacacaggaagaggtggaagttctcgtaaattcatgggttgacgaaatgtctgctaaaattgacgaatgcctaaaaaatgtccaatcctcaagtgtaggaattcattccatgtcaggctttgccattaatttttcatatattcgccaccctatgcGCCTTGGATCTTACGTACCATATCCTGCAAAATTAAGGGGTAAAGAAACAGTATTTaatcctgaaagtgaaggagatgagtgtttgttacagtgcattGCCGCGTATAAAAAACTTAGCATTGGGCAGGACTATGCATAA